Proteins co-encoded in one Ananas comosus cultivar F153 linkage group 15, ASM154086v1, whole genome shotgun sequence genomic window:
- the LOC109721635 gene encoding uncharacterized protein LOC109721635: MEVLWSSVVVFFLLNCFLATGGAEYLKYKDPRQPLNVRINDLLSRMTLAEKIGQMSQIERVNASFDVMQKYFIGSVLSGGGSVPSPQASVETWVNMVNEIQRGSLSTRLGIPMIYGIDAVHGHNNVYRATVFPHNIGLGATRDPALVKKIGAATALEVRATGIPYVFAPCIAVCRDPRWGRCYESYSEDPKIVQEMTEIIPGLQGDIPANSPKGVPYVAGKTKVAACSKHYVGDGGTYMGINENNTIISQHGLLSIHMPPYYNAVIKGVSTVMVSYSSWNGVKMHANHYLVTDFLKNKLRFRGFVISDWQGLDRITSPPHADYPYSIKLGILAGIDMVMIPYSYTEFITDLTNLVQNNTIPMSRIDDAVRRILRVKFTMGLFENPFADLSLSDQLGKQEHRDLAREAVRKSLVLLKNGKYSEKPLLPLPKRAGKILVAGSHADNLGYQCGGWTITWQGLGGNTLTSGTTILDGIKSTVNPSTQVIYSENPGVDYVKQSGFSYAIVVVGEYPYAETFGDNLNLTIPEPGPSVIQNVCGSVNCVVVVISGRPLIIEPYINTIDALVAAWLPGTEGQGVADVLFGDYGFSGKLSRTWFRSVDQLPMNVGDPHYDPLFPFGFGLQTAPSNA, from the exons ATGGAGGTATTGTGGAGCTCTGTAGTTGTTTTCTTCCTCCTCAACTGTTTTTTGGCCACTGGAGGGGCAGAGTATCTGAAATACAAGGATCCTAGGCAGCCATTGAATGTTCGAATTAATGATTTACTTTCCCGCATGACTCTTGCCGAGAAAATTGGCCAAATGTCACAAATTGAAAGAGTAAATGCATCTTTTGATGTCATGCAGAAGTATTTCATAG GTAGCGTGCTAAGTGGGGGAGGCAGCGTACCCTCTCCACAGGCTTCTGTTGAGACCTGGGTGAATATGGTAAATGAAATACAGAGGGGCTCACTTTCCACCCGTCTTGGTATCCCTATGATCTACGGAATCGATGCGGTCCATGGCCACAATAACGTCTACAGAGCTACTGTGTTTCCGCACAATATTGGTCTTGGGGCTACAAG GGATCCAGCACTGGTAAAGAAAATTGGAGCTGCTACTGCTCTTGAAGTTAGAGCAACTGGCATTCCCTATGTTTTCGCTCCATGCATTGCA GTCTGTAGGGACCCCAGATGGGGTAGGTGCTACGAAAGCTACAGCGAAGATCCAAAGATTGTCCAAGAAATGACTGAGATAATTCCTGGTTTACAGGGAGATATTCCTGCAAATAGTCCAAAAGGAGTTCCTTACGTTGCCGGAAA AACAAAAGTTGCTGCCTGTTCAAAGCACTATGTTGGGGATGGTGGAACATACATGGGCATCAATGAGAACAACACCATTATCAGTCAACACGGCCTGCTGAGCATCCATATGCCACCTTATTACAATGCCGTAATAAAAGGCGTCTCTACGGTGATGGTCTCGTATTCTAGCTGGAATGGAGTGAAGATGCATGCTAACCATTATTTAGTGACTGACTTCCTCAAAAACAAGCTACGTTTCAGA GGGTTCGTCATCTCAGACTGGCAAGGGCTTGACAGGATTACCAGTCCACCACATGCAGATTATCCATACTCGATTAAACTTGGAATTCTCGCTGGAATCGACATG GTGATGATTCCTTACAGCTATACGGAGTTCATAACTGATCTGACCAACCTAGTGCAGAATAACACCATACCAATGAGTCGAATCGACGATGCCGTAAGAAGGATCCTTCGAGTCAAGTTCACCATGGGTCTATTTGAGAACCCATTTGCCGATCTTAGCTTATCTGATCAGCTCGGTAAGCAG GAACATCGAGATCTGGCCAGGGAAGCTGTAAGGAAATCGCTTGTGCTGCTGAAAAATGGGAAGTACAGTGAGAAGCCATTGCTGCCGCTTCCTAAGAGGGCAGGGAAAATTCTCGTTGCAGGAAGCCATGCTGACAATTTGGGATATCAGTGTGGCGGGTGGACAATCACTTGGCAAGGACTAGGAGGGAATACTCTCACTTCTG GGACCACAATTCTTGATGGTATTAAATCGACTGTCAACCCAAGCACCCAGGTCATCTACTCTGAGAACCCTGGTGTGGACTATGTAAAGCAAAGTGGTTTCTCTTATGCCATAGTAGTGGTCGGAGAATACCCATACGCCGAGACTTTTGGAGATAATTTAAATCTCACAATTCCCGAGCCTGGCCCAAGCGTGATTCAGAATGTCTGCGGCAGTGTGAACTGCGTCGTTGTTGTTATCTCAGGTCGCCCCCTCATCATTGAGCCTTACATTAACACGATTGATGCACTTGTGGCCGCATGGCTTCCAGGAACTGAAGGCCAGGGAGTGGCTGATGTGCTTTTTGGTGACTACGGTTTTTCCGGGAAGCTCTCCAGGACTTGGTTCAGGTCAGTAGATCAGCTTCCCATGAATGTTGGGGACCCTCACTATGATCCTCTTTTCCCATTCGGATTTGGCTTGCAGACTGCACCTTCAAATGCCTAG
- the LOC109721592 gene encoding uncharacterized protein LOC109721592 isoform X1, translating to MLPSRSGLYKIREEKLLLFGKMENFSRITVLVLILCCLALTEGSEYLKYKDPKQPLNVRINDLLSRMTLAEKIGQMSQIERENATAEVIKKYFIGSVLSGGGSVPSPQASVETWVNMVNEMQKGALSTRLGIPIIYGIDAVHGHNNVYKATVFPHNIGLGATRDPTIVKKIGAATALEVRATGIPYVFAPCVAVCRDPRWGRCYESYSEDPKVVEEMTAIIPGLQGEIPANSRKGVPFVAGRKKVAACAKHYVGDGGTHMGINENNTIVNFHGLLSIHMPPYYDAIIKGVSTVMVSYSSWNGVKMHANHYLVTDFLKNKLRFRGFVISDWQGIDRITSPPHANYSYSIQAGIHAGIDMVMIPYDYIEFIDDLTLQVENNIIPMSRINDAVRRILRVKFTMGLFENPYADLSLANELGKPEHRELAREAVRKSLVLLKNGKSADDPMLPLPKKAKKILVAGTHADNLGYQCGGWTITWQGLSGNNLTAGTTILKAIKSTVDDATEVVYSENPDHDFVESNKFDYAIVVVGEHPYAETAGDNLNLTIPDPGPSTIKKVCNSVRCVVVIISGRPLVIKPYMGMMDALVAAWLPGTEGQGVADVLFGDYGFSGKLSRTWFKSVDQLPMNVGDPHYDPLFPFGFGLTTKPTKAD from the exons ATGCTCCCATCACGCTCAG GGCTATACAAAATCAGGGAGGAGAAGTTACTTCTTTTCGGAAAGATGGAGAACTTCTCAAGGATCACAGTTCTTGTTTTAATACTCTGCTGCTTGGCACTAACTGAGGGATCGGAGTATCTGAAATATAAGGACCCTAAGCAGCCGCTGAATGTTCGTATAAATGATTTATTGAGCAGAATGACTCTTGCTGAGAAGATAGGTCAGATGTCACAAATTGAGAGAGAAAATGCCACAGCTGAGGTGATAAAGAAGTACTTCATAG GTAGTGTCTTGAGCGGGGGAGGCAGTGTTCCTTCTCCTCAGGCTTCTGTTGAAACTTGGGTGAATATGGTAAATGAGATGCAGAAGGGTGCTTTATCGACCCGTCTAGGAATTCCTATCATCTATGGTATTGATGCTGTTCACGGTCACAACAATGTGTACAAAGCTACTGTGTTCCCCCACAACATTGGGCTTGGAGCTACAAG GGATCCAACTATTGTGAAGAAAATTGGTGCTGCAACCGCTCTTGAAGTTAGAGCTACGGGCATTCCTTATGTCTTTGCTCCATGTGTCGCG GTTTGTAGAGATCCGAGATGGGGCCGCTGCTATGAAAGCTACAGTGAAGATCCAAAGGTGGTAGAAGAAATGACAGCTATCATCCCTGGCCTGCAAGGAGAAATTCCAGCAAATTCTCGGAAAGGAGTTCCTTTTGTAGCTGGACG GAAAAAGGTTGCTGCATGTGCCAAGCATTATGTTGGTGATGGTGGGACACATATGGGAATCAACGAGAACAACACCATCGTCAATTTCCATGGGCTGCTCAGCATTCACATGCCTCCGTACTATGATGCTATTATCAAAGGTGTCTCTACTGTTATGGTCTCCTATTCAAGTTGGAATGGAGTAAAAATGCATGCGAACCATTATCTTGTGACTGATTTCCTCAAAAACAAGCTCCGATTCAGG GGCTTTGTAATCTCAGATTGGCAAGGAATTGATAGGATCACGAGCCCTCCGCATGCAAACTACTCTTATTCGATCCAGGCAGGAATTCATGCTGGCATTGACATG GTAATGATTCCTTATGACTATATTGAGTTCATTGATGACCTGACCCTCCAAGTTGAGAACAATATCATCCCTATGAGCCGAATCAATGATGCTGTAAGAAGAATCCTCCGAGTCAAGTTCACAATGGGCCTATTTGAGAATCCCTATGCAGACCTTAGCTTAGCCAATGAGCTCGGGAAGCCT GAGCACCGTGAGCTGGCAAGAGAAGCTGTTAGGAAATCATTGGTGCTGTTGAAAAATGGGAAGTCTGCTGATGATCCAATGCTGCCCCTTCCTAAGAAGGCGAAGAAGATCCTTGTTGCGGGTACCCATGCCGACAATTTAGGATATCAGTGCGGAGGATGGACAATAACCTGGCAAGGACTTAGCGGGAACAATCTCACCGCCG GAACCACGATCCTCAAAGCCATTAAATCCACTGTTGATGACGCCACCGAGGTTGTGTACTCCGAAAACCCTGACCATGACTTTGTTGAGAGCAATAAGTTTGATTATGCGATTGTAGTGGTTGGCGAACACCCATATGCAGAGACAGCTGGCGACAATCTAAACCTCACAATTCCGGATCCGGGTCCGAGCACGATTAAGAAGGTCTGCAACAGTGTCAGATGTGTTGTTGTCATAATCTCGGGCCGGCCTCTGGTGATCAAGCCTTACATGGGCATGATGGACGCGCTTGTGGCCGCATGGCTACCGGGAACAGAAGGGCAAGGCGTGGCCGATGTTCTATTTGGCGACTATGGCTTCTCTGGCAAGCTTTCTCGCACTTGGTTCAAGTCTGTGGATCAGCTCCCAATGAACGTTGGTGACCCGCATTATGACCCGCTCTTCCCATTTGGATTTGGGCTCACGACAAAACCGACAAAAGCTGATTAG
- the LOC109721592 gene encoding uncharacterized protein LOC109721592 isoform X2, with product MENFSRITVLVLILCCLALTEGSEYLKYKDPKQPLNVRINDLLSRMTLAEKIGQMSQIERENATAEVIKKYFIGSVLSGGGSVPSPQASVETWVNMVNEMQKGALSTRLGIPIIYGIDAVHGHNNVYKATVFPHNIGLGATRDPTIVKKIGAATALEVRATGIPYVFAPCVAVCRDPRWGRCYESYSEDPKVVEEMTAIIPGLQGEIPANSRKGVPFVAGRKKVAACAKHYVGDGGTHMGINENNTIVNFHGLLSIHMPPYYDAIIKGVSTVMVSYSSWNGVKMHANHYLVTDFLKNKLRFRGFVISDWQGIDRITSPPHANYSYSIQAGIHAGIDMVMIPYDYIEFIDDLTLQVENNIIPMSRINDAVRRILRVKFTMGLFENPYADLSLANELGKPEHRELAREAVRKSLVLLKNGKSADDPMLPLPKKAKKILVAGTHADNLGYQCGGWTITWQGLSGNNLTAGTTILKAIKSTVDDATEVVYSENPDHDFVESNKFDYAIVVVGEHPYAETAGDNLNLTIPDPGPSTIKKVCNSVRCVVVIISGRPLVIKPYMGMMDALVAAWLPGTEGQGVADVLFGDYGFSGKLSRTWFKSVDQLPMNVGDPHYDPLFPFGFGLTTKPTKAD from the exons ATGGAGAACTTCTCAAGGATCACAGTTCTTGTTTTAATACTCTGCTGCTTGGCACTAACTGAGGGATCGGAGTATCTGAAATATAAGGACCCTAAGCAGCCGCTGAATGTTCGTATAAATGATTTATTGAGCAGAATGACTCTTGCTGAGAAGATAGGTCAGATGTCACAAATTGAGAGAGAAAATGCCACAGCTGAGGTGATAAAGAAGTACTTCATAG GTAGTGTCTTGAGCGGGGGAGGCAGTGTTCCTTCTCCTCAGGCTTCTGTTGAAACTTGGGTGAATATGGTAAATGAGATGCAGAAGGGTGCTTTATCGACCCGTCTAGGAATTCCTATCATCTATGGTATTGATGCTGTTCACGGTCACAACAATGTGTACAAAGCTACTGTGTTCCCCCACAACATTGGGCTTGGAGCTACAAG GGATCCAACTATTGTGAAGAAAATTGGTGCTGCAACCGCTCTTGAAGTTAGAGCTACGGGCATTCCTTATGTCTTTGCTCCATGTGTCGCG GTTTGTAGAGATCCGAGATGGGGCCGCTGCTATGAAAGCTACAGTGAAGATCCAAAGGTGGTAGAAGAAATGACAGCTATCATCCCTGGCCTGCAAGGAGAAATTCCAGCAAATTCTCGGAAAGGAGTTCCTTTTGTAGCTGGACG GAAAAAGGTTGCTGCATGTGCCAAGCATTATGTTGGTGATGGTGGGACACATATGGGAATCAACGAGAACAACACCATCGTCAATTTCCATGGGCTGCTCAGCATTCACATGCCTCCGTACTATGATGCTATTATCAAAGGTGTCTCTACTGTTATGGTCTCCTATTCAAGTTGGAATGGAGTAAAAATGCATGCGAACCATTATCTTGTGACTGATTTCCTCAAAAACAAGCTCCGATTCAGG GGCTTTGTAATCTCAGATTGGCAAGGAATTGATAGGATCACGAGCCCTCCGCATGCAAACTACTCTTATTCGATCCAGGCAGGAATTCATGCTGGCATTGACATG GTAATGATTCCTTATGACTATATTGAGTTCATTGATGACCTGACCCTCCAAGTTGAGAACAATATCATCCCTATGAGCCGAATCAATGATGCTGTAAGAAGAATCCTCCGAGTCAAGTTCACAATGGGCCTATTTGAGAATCCCTATGCAGACCTTAGCTTAGCCAATGAGCTCGGGAAGCCT GAGCACCGTGAGCTGGCAAGAGAAGCTGTTAGGAAATCATTGGTGCTGTTGAAAAATGGGAAGTCTGCTGATGATCCAATGCTGCCCCTTCCTAAGAAGGCGAAGAAGATCCTTGTTGCGGGTACCCATGCCGACAATTTAGGATATCAGTGCGGAGGATGGACAATAACCTGGCAAGGACTTAGCGGGAACAATCTCACCGCCG GAACCACGATCCTCAAAGCCATTAAATCCACTGTTGATGACGCCACCGAGGTTGTGTACTCCGAAAACCCTGACCATGACTTTGTTGAGAGCAATAAGTTTGATTATGCGATTGTAGTGGTTGGCGAACACCCATATGCAGAGACAGCTGGCGACAATCTAAACCTCACAATTCCGGATCCGGGTCCGAGCACGATTAAGAAGGTCTGCAACAGTGTCAGATGTGTTGTTGTCATAATCTCGGGCCGGCCTCTGGTGATCAAGCCTTACATGGGCATGATGGACGCGCTTGTGGCCGCATGGCTACCGGGAACAGAAGGGCAAGGCGTGGCCGATGTTCTATTTGGCGACTATGGCTTCTCTGGCAAGCTTTCTCGCACTTGGTTCAAGTCTGTGGATCAGCTCCCAATGAACGTTGGTGACCCGCATTATGACCCGCTCTTCCCATTTGGATTTGGGCTCACGACAAAACCGACAAAAGCTGATTAG
- the LOC109721592 gene encoding uncharacterized protein LOC109721592 isoform X3 — MVNEMQKGALSTRLGIPIIYGIDAVHGHNNVYKATVFPHNIGLGATRDPTIVKKIGAATALEVRATGIPYVFAPCVAVCRDPRWGRCYESYSEDPKVVEEMTAIIPGLQGEIPANSRKGVPFVAGRKKVAACAKHYVGDGGTHMGINENNTIVNFHGLLSIHMPPYYDAIIKGVSTVMVSYSSWNGVKMHANHYLVTDFLKNKLRFRGFVISDWQGIDRITSPPHANYSYSIQAGIHAGIDMVMIPYDYIEFIDDLTLQVENNIIPMSRINDAVRRILRVKFTMGLFENPYADLSLANELGKPEHRELAREAVRKSLVLLKNGKSADDPMLPLPKKAKKILVAGTHADNLGYQCGGWTITWQGLSGNNLTAGTTILKAIKSTVDDATEVVYSENPDHDFVESNKFDYAIVVVGEHPYAETAGDNLNLTIPDPGPSTIKKVCNSVRCVVVIISGRPLVIKPYMGMMDALVAAWLPGTEGQGVADVLFGDYGFSGKLSRTWFKSVDQLPMNVGDPHYDPLFPFGFGLTTKPTKAD; from the exons ATGGTAAATGAGATGCAGAAGGGTGCTTTATCGACCCGTCTAGGAATTCCTATCATCTATGGTATTGATGCTGTTCACGGTCACAACAATGTGTACAAAGCTACTGTGTTCCCCCACAACATTGGGCTTGGAGCTACAAG GGATCCAACTATTGTGAAGAAAATTGGTGCTGCAACCGCTCTTGAAGTTAGAGCTACGGGCATTCCTTATGTCTTTGCTCCATGTGTCGCG GTTTGTAGAGATCCGAGATGGGGCCGCTGCTATGAAAGCTACAGTGAAGATCCAAAGGTGGTAGAAGAAATGACAGCTATCATCCCTGGCCTGCAAGGAGAAATTCCAGCAAATTCTCGGAAAGGAGTTCCTTTTGTAGCTGGACG GAAAAAGGTTGCTGCATGTGCCAAGCATTATGTTGGTGATGGTGGGACACATATGGGAATCAACGAGAACAACACCATCGTCAATTTCCATGGGCTGCTCAGCATTCACATGCCTCCGTACTATGATGCTATTATCAAAGGTGTCTCTACTGTTATGGTCTCCTATTCAAGTTGGAATGGAGTAAAAATGCATGCGAACCATTATCTTGTGACTGATTTCCTCAAAAACAAGCTCCGATTCAGG GGCTTTGTAATCTCAGATTGGCAAGGAATTGATAGGATCACGAGCCCTCCGCATGCAAACTACTCTTATTCGATCCAGGCAGGAATTCATGCTGGCATTGACATG GTAATGATTCCTTATGACTATATTGAGTTCATTGATGACCTGACCCTCCAAGTTGAGAACAATATCATCCCTATGAGCCGAATCAATGATGCTGTAAGAAGAATCCTCCGAGTCAAGTTCACAATGGGCCTATTTGAGAATCCCTATGCAGACCTTAGCTTAGCCAATGAGCTCGGGAAGCCT GAGCACCGTGAGCTGGCAAGAGAAGCTGTTAGGAAATCATTGGTGCTGTTGAAAAATGGGAAGTCTGCTGATGATCCAATGCTGCCCCTTCCTAAGAAGGCGAAGAAGATCCTTGTTGCGGGTACCCATGCCGACAATTTAGGATATCAGTGCGGAGGATGGACAATAACCTGGCAAGGACTTAGCGGGAACAATCTCACCGCCG GAACCACGATCCTCAAAGCCATTAAATCCACTGTTGATGACGCCACCGAGGTTGTGTACTCCGAAAACCCTGACCATGACTTTGTTGAGAGCAATAAGTTTGATTATGCGATTGTAGTGGTTGGCGAACACCCATATGCAGAGACAGCTGGCGACAATCTAAACCTCACAATTCCGGATCCGGGTCCGAGCACGATTAAGAAGGTCTGCAACAGTGTCAGATGTGTTGTTGTCATAATCTCGGGCCGGCCTCTGGTGATCAAGCCTTACATGGGCATGATGGACGCGCTTGTGGCCGCATGGCTACCGGGAACAGAAGGGCAAGGCGTGGCCGATGTTCTATTTGGCGACTATGGCTTCTCTGGCAAGCTTTCTCGCACTTGGTTCAAGTCTGTGGATCAGCTCCCAATGAACGTTGGTGACCCGCATTATGACCCGCTCTTCCCATTTGGATTTGGGCTCACGACAAAACCGACAAAAGCTGATTAG
- the LOC109720933 gene encoding myosin-binding protein 7-like: protein MDPGEEPPPSPLRNGGTCSCSCLCCGPGSVPSEGSRHSLKRKLEQMEEAEAEGSKGDPPSNAAEGVARVEIGNEAAALREAVGRQQQSIQELYAELEAERNAAATAASEAMSMILRLQREKAEAQMEGRQFKRFAEEKMAHDQQEIATLEDLLFKRDQALQSLSCEVQAYKHRLLSYGILDHPLPSSSEPQTPESVTGAAHQFDLGYPPLRCTVPPADADADADADADLDKYPFGETPREHLQKLEQRICHLERMPSHIAEKGVVVGHSPRRPRHLRRFSVDSFGSPRGMEYYSSTNNNNNNNRGEDFPVMVDRAMSERDDEMSDRVYTIDAVHGVAVGACDDYATGGTPRRGHAVGGAGVEEEEIRKLYMRLQALEADRESMRQAIISMGTDKAQVVLLREIAQQLCKEAAPDRRVAKRTSFIRNFSITSVMKWISSVVFWRKKSSRIKYPFGLSGNNVGLLLLLDKSPRMRHRRFLTRARG, encoded by the exons ATGGATCCCGGGGAGGAACCCCCTCCGTCTCCCCTCCGAAATGGGGGAACGTGCTCGTGCTCCTGCCTCTGCTGCGGTCCCGGCTCCGTCCCCTCCGAGGGCTCGCGCCACTCCCTGAAGCGAAAGCTGGAGCAgatggaggaggcggaggcagagggTTCGAAGGGAGATCCCCCCTCAAATGCAGCGGAGGGCGTGGCGCGGGTGGAGATCGGGAACGAAGCGGCGGCGCTGCGGGAGGCAGTGGGGAGGCAGCAGCAGTCGATCCAGGAGCTGTACGCGGAGCTGGAGGCCGAGCGGAACGCAGCGGCAACGGCGGCCAGCGAGGCGATGTCGATGATCCTGCGGCTGCAGCGGGAGAAGGCGGAGGCGCAGATGGAGGGGCGGCAGTTCAAGCGCTTCGCGGAGGAGAAGATGGCCCACGACCAGCAGGAGATCGCCACCCTGGAGGACCTCCTCTTCAAGCGCGACCAGGCCTTGCAGTCCCTCTCCTGCGAGGTTCAGGCCTACAAGCACCGTCTCCTATCCTATGGCATACTCGACCACCCTCTTCCCTCCTCCTCCGAGCCCCAGACCCCCGAGTCCGTGACAGGCGCAGCACACCAATTCGACCTGGGTTACCCTCCCCTCAGATGTACTGTCCCCCcagccgacgccgacgccgacgccgatgcCGATGCCGACCTGGACAAGTACCCTTTTGGGGAGACCCCGCGAGAGCACCTGCAGAAGCTGGAGCAGCGCATCTGCCATCTGGAGAGGATGCCCAGCCACATCGCTGAGAAGGGGGTGGTTGTGGGCCACTCCCCTCGCCGGCCCAGGCATCTCAGGAGATTCTCTGTCGACAGCTTCGGCTCTCCCAGGGGTATGGAGTACTACAGCAGcactaacaacaataataataacaataggGGAGAGGATTTTCCTGTGATGGTGGACCGAGCCATGTCTGAAAGGGATGATGAAATGAGCGATCGTGTGTACACAATCGATGCAGTTCACGGGGTGGCTGTCGGGGCATGTGATGACTATGCCACTGGCGGCACGCCCAGGAGGGGGCATGCGGTGGGTGGTGCGGGAGTTGAGGAGGAAGAGATACGCAAGCTGTACATGAGGTTGCAAGCACTCGAAGCCGATAGGGAGTCAATGAGGCAGGCCATCATTTCCATGGGCACTGATAAAGCACAGGTAGTGTTGTTGAGGGAGATCGCACAGCAGCTTTGTAAGGAGGCCGCACCTGATAGGAGAGTTGCCAAACGGACGTCTTTTATCAGAAATTTCTCCATTACCTCTGTGATGAAG TGGATCTCGTCAGTTGTCTTTTGGAGGAAGAAGTCATCTCGAATCAA GTATCCCTTCGGACTATCAGGCAACAATGTCGGCTTACTGCTTCTATTAGACAAGTCTCCCCGTATGAGGCATCGAAGATTTCTCACAAGAGCACGGGGGTGA